From the Cryptomeria japonica chromosome 2, Sugi_1.0, whole genome shotgun sequence genome, one window contains:
- the LOC131042109 gene encoding uncharacterized protein LOC131042109 isoform X2 produces MDRYQRVETPKPEIAINQNEIRVTTQGLIRNYITYASSLLQNKTTPEIVLKAMGQAISKVVAIGEIIKRRVPGLHQITSISSTSITDVWEPIEEGLLPLETTRHVSMITITLSTKKLDSTATGYQAPLPTDQTKVEKSIKVDGGGRGRGGGRGRARGWGRGWGRSENGSYNENEGNYVGGYYNGGGWYVGWGVGGGRGRGVFRGRGRGSSMGRGRRRKG; encoded by the exons ATGGATAGATATCAGAGGGTGGAAACACCCAAACCTGAAATTGCAATAAATCAGAATGAAATCCGTGTTACCACCCAAGGACTTATCAGGAATTACATCACCTATGCATCCAGTCTTTTGCAG aACAAGACAACCCCAGAAATTGTCTTGAAGGCGATGGGCCAAGCCATTAGCAAGGTTGTAGCTATTGGGGAAATAATCAAA CGGAGGGTGCCTGGTTTGCATCAGATTACCTCAATCAGCTCAACGAGCATAACAGATGTTTGGGAACCAATTGAAGAGGGATTGCTTCC cttggagacaacaaggcatgtttCAATGATCACAATTACTCTCTCAACCAAGAAGCTGGATTCTACTGCCACAGG ATACCAGGCTCCCTTGCCTACTGATCAAACCAAAGTTGAAAAAAGTATCAAAGTTGATGGAG gaggtagaggaagaggtggtggAAGAGGAAGAGCAAGAGGTTGGGGCAGAGGATGGGGAAGATCGG AGAATGGTAGTTACAATGAGAATGAAGGCAACTATGTTGGAGGTTACTACAATGGAGGGGGATGGTATGTGGGTTGGGGTGTTGGTGGTGGTAGAGGGCGAGGAGTATTTCGTGGACGTGGAAGGGGCAGCAGCATGGGCAGAGGCAGGCGAAGAAAGGGATAA
- the LOC131042109 gene encoding uncharacterized protein LOC131042109 isoform X1, with translation MDRYQRVETPKPEIAINQNEIRVTTQGLIRNYITYASSLLQNKTTPEIVLKAMGQAISKVVAIGEIIKRRVPGLHQITSISSTSITDVWEPIEEGLLPLETTRHVSMITITLSTKKLDSTATGYQAPLPTDQTKVEKSIKVDGVSGGRGRGGGRGRARGWGRGWGRSENGSYNENEGNYVGGYYNGGGWYVGWGVGGGRGRGVFRGRGRGSSMGRGRRRKG, from the exons ATGGATAGATATCAGAGGGTGGAAACACCCAAACCTGAAATTGCAATAAATCAGAATGAAATCCGTGTTACCACCCAAGGACTTATCAGGAATTACATCACCTATGCATCCAGTCTTTTGCAG aACAAGACAACCCCAGAAATTGTCTTGAAGGCGATGGGCCAAGCCATTAGCAAGGTTGTAGCTATTGGGGAAATAATCAAA CGGAGGGTGCCTGGTTTGCATCAGATTACCTCAATCAGCTCAACGAGCATAACAGATGTTTGGGAACCAATTGAAGAGGGATTGCTTCC cttggagacaacaaggcatgtttCAATGATCACAATTACTCTCTCAACCAAGAAGCTGGATTCTACTGCCACAGG ATACCAGGCTCCCTTGCCTACTGATCAAACCAAAGTTGAAAAAAGTATCAAAGTTGATGGAG TCTcaggaggtagaggaagaggtggtggAAGAGGAAGAGCAAGAGGTTGGGGCAGAGGATGGGGAAGATCGG AGAATGGTAGTTACAATGAGAATGAAGGCAACTATGTTGGAGGTTACTACAATGGAGGGGGATGGTATGTGGGTTGGGGTGTTGGTGGTGGTAGAGGGCGAGGAGTATTTCGTGGACGTGGAAGGGGCAGCAGCATGGGCAGAGGCAGGCGAAGAAAGGGATAA